In Sorghum bicolor cultivar BTx623 chromosome 8, Sorghum_bicolor_NCBIv3, whole genome shotgun sequence, one genomic interval encodes:
- the LOC110429687 gene encoding transcription factor NAI1-like has product MMDRHMEDSSTFLQWAMNHLQHHQHPATAAAAAAYQQEGGAGVGARISGGAGDQEIQDAAAAFPSLQVLRASQPQTAVPASVRVRDLTVQVGDYGGLTNSSSSGDSPGAGAGAAMDHDAVAAAWSPHTARSRTTGLGGGSNSRPVSWNFSAASALPADDRGAVAVALPDATAAVARVQQRAASASAGRRGGSAGPSAAATSPGPVQDHIIAERRRREKINQRFIELSTVIPGLKKMDKATILGDAVKYVRELQEKVKGLEEDGAAGGSGSIQSAVLVTKQQCHMSEDEAMASSHGGSGGADGGMQLPEIEARLSERSVLLRIHCYSARGLLVRVISEVEQMQLSITHTNVMPFPASTAIITITAKVEEGFNATVDEIVRRINSALRQHYSSSSEETRG; this is encoded by the exons ATGATGGATCGACATATGGAGGACTCCAGCACGTTCCTACAGTGGGCAATGAACCATCTCCAGCACCACCAGCAcccggccaccgccgccgccgccgccgcatacCAGCAGGAAGGTGGCGCTGGTGTTGGTGCCCGCATCAGCGGCGGCGCCGGAGATCAGGAGATtcaggacgccgccgccgccttcccGTCGCTCCAGGTGCTCCGCGCCTCCCAGCCACAGACGGCCGTGCCCGCCAGCGTCCGAGTCCGGGACCTGACGGTGCAGGTGGGTGACTACGGCGGCCTGACCAACAGCAGCAGCTCCGGCGACAGCcccggcgcgggcgcgggcgccgcCATGGACCACGACGCGGTGGCCGCCGCGTGGTCCCCCCACACCGCGCGCTCCAGGACCACGGGCCTTGGCGGCGGCAGCAACAGCAGGCCGGTCAGCTGGAACTTCAGCGCCGCGTCGGCGCTGCCAGCGGACGACCGCGGCGCCGTCGCGGTCGCCCTGCCGGACGCCACGGCGGCGGTCGCGAGGGTGCAACAACGTGCTGCGTCTGCGTCTGCGGGGAGGAGAGGGGGCAGCGCCGGCCCATCCGCTGCGGCAACGTCGCCGGGGCCTGTGCAGGACCACATCATCGCCGAGCGGCGGCGGAGGGAGAAGATCAACCAGCGGTTCATCGAGCTCTCCACTGTCATCCCCGGCCTCAAGAAG ATGGACAAGGCGACCATTCTTGGGGACGCGGTGAAGTACGTGAGGGAGCTGCAGGAGAAGGTGAAGGGCCTCGAGGAGGATGGAGCCGCCGGTGGCAGCGGCAGCATTCAGTCGGCAGTGCTCGTCACGAAGCAGCAATGCCATATGTCCGAGGACGAGGCCATGGCGAGCAGCCATGGCGGTAGCGGTGGCGCCGACGGCGGTATGCAGCTACCGGAGATCGAGGCACGGCTGTCGGAGAGGAGCGTGCTGCTGCGGATCCACTGCTACAGCGCGAGGGGGCTGCTGGTGAGGGTGATCTCGGAGGTGGAGCAGATGCAGCTCTCCATCACCCATACCAATGTCATGCCCTTCCCAGCCTCCACtgccatcatcaccatcacagcCAAG GTGGAGGAGGGATTCAATGCCACGGTAGATGAGATCGTGAGAAGGATTAACTCCGCGCTGCGCCAACATTATAGCAGCAGTTCTGAAGAAACAAGAGGATAA
- the LOC8065238 gene encoding malate dehydrogenase, glyoxysomal, which produces MAPPLCLRTPCPAAFLPMPHQAITTVDPFPLKRARIVRSAGSNNQRHLRPTSLSLLCFLQLQVQEASIQLSVSATPQPEATMDQQHQQGLDAAAARRMATLASHLRPHPASPPQVEDVPLLRGSNCRAKGAAPGFKVAILGAAGGIGQPLALLMKINPLVSVLHLYDVVNTPGVTADISHMSTGAVVRGFLGQPQLENALTGMDLVIIPAGVPRKPGMTRDDLFNINAGIVRTLCEGIAKCCPNAIVNVISNPVNSTVPIAAEVFKKAGTYDPKRLLGVTTLDVVRANTFVGEVLGLDPREVNVPVIGGHAGITILPLLSQVNPSCSFTSEEVKYLTSRIQNGGTEVVEAKAGAGSATLSMAYAAAKFADACLRGLRGDAGIVECSYVASQVTELPFFASKVRLGRCGIEEILPLGPLNEFERAGLEKAKKELAESIQKGVSFINK; this is translated from the exons ATGGCACCACCGCTTTGCCTTCGCACACCGTGCCCGGCCGCATTCCTGCCCATGCCCCATCAGGCCATCACAACGGTCGATCCCTTCCCATTGAAACGTGCACGCATCGTCCGTTCCGCAGGGAGTAACAACCAACGACACCTGCGACCTACCTCTCTTTCCCTGCTCTGCTTCCTCCAACTCCAAGTCCAAGAAGCCTCCATCCAACTCTCTGTCTCTGCAACGCCACAGCCGGAGGCAACCATGGATCAGCAGCACCAGCAAGGGCTCGACGCGGCGGCGGCTAGGCGGATGGCCACGCTCGCCTCACACCTGCGCCCGCACCCTGCCTCTCCCCCTCAG GTGGAGGATGTTCCCCTCCTGAGGGGTTCCAATTGCCGCGCAAAAGGGGCGGCGCCGGGCTTCAAAGTCGCGATCTTGGGCGCAGCAGGTGGGATCGGGCAGCCACTCGCGCTATTGATGAAGATAAACCCTCTTGTTTCGGTGCTCCATCTATATGATGTCGTCAACACACCTGGTGTCACAGCTGACATCAGCCACATGAGCACTGGTGCTGTG GTACGTGGCTTCTTGGGCCAGCCACAGTTGGAAAATGCCCTGACCGGAATGGATCTTGTAATAATTCCGGCTGGTGTCCCTCGGAAACCTGGGATGACAAGGGATGATTTGTTCAACATAAATGCTGGAATAGTCCGTACCCTGTGTGAAGGAATTGCAAAATGCTGCCCAAATGCAATTGTGAATGTGATCAGTAATCCTGTCAACTCTACTGTTCCGATTGCTGCTGAAGTTTTCAAGAAAGCTGGAACTTATGACCCTAAGCGTCTTTTGGGTGTGACCACACTTGATGTAGTGAGAGCAAATACTTTTGTG GGAGAGGTTCTTGGACTTGACCCCAGAGAAGTAAATGTTCCAGTTATCGGTGGGCATGCAGGAATTACGATACTGCCACTCCTTTCACAG GTGAATCCTTCCTGCTCATTCACGTCAGAAGAGGTTAAATACCTCACTTCTCGCATACAGAATGGTGGCACAGAAGTAGTCGAG GCTAAAGCTGGAGCAGGATCAGCAACTCTTTCAATG GCCTATGCAGCTGCCAAATTTGCAGATGCTTGCCTGAGAGGATTGCGTGGTGATGCTGGGATAGTAGAGTGCTCTTATGTAGCTTCTCag GTCACAGAGCTGCCTTTCTTTGCATCCAAAGTGCGGTTAGGGCGATGTGGCATTGAGGAGATCCTACCACTTGGGCCATTAAATGAGTTTGAGAG AGCTGGTCTGGAGAAGGCAAAGAAAGAACTGGCCGAGAGTATCCAGAAGGGTGTCTCTTTCATCAACAAGTGA